Proteins from one Bombus affinis isolate iyBomAffi1 chromosome 1, iyBomAffi1.2, whole genome shotgun sequence genomic window:
- the LOC126921876 gene encoding abasic site processing protein HMCES: protein MCGRAACSLNPDTLCRACDYKNAAGKRCTTSWAKSDIEYVPSTNIGPKDVLPCIVAGSHYGKGDERVLCAMMWSMIPPWHEGDYRKHTLSTHNARLENIKNSKLYSAPLRNGQRCIVLCEGYYEWKAGKTKKDPKQPYYIYASQEKGIRADDPSTWKDEWSEQNGWEGFKVLKMAGIFNIFSTGDGKKIYSCTIITTEANGVLSWLHNRVPVFLNKEQDSRVWLNEELPIADAIDKLNKLTLSDGDLSWHTVSTRVNNVLYKGEDCRKETKDIGEKKSNPTSFMASWLKKGSADSAKRKNTETKKDDNIPPKITKES, encoded by the exons ATGTGTGGTCGAGCGGCTTG TTCCTTGAATCCGGATACTTTGTGTCGTGCTTGCGATTACAAGAATGCAGCCGGTAAACGATGCACGACATCATGGGCCAAAAGTGACATTGAATATGTTCCATCTACTAATATTGGGCCTAAAGACGTTCTTCCATGTATCGTTGCTGGCTCACACTATGGTAAAGGAGACGAAAGAGTCCTCTGTGCTATGATGTGGAGTATGATCCCACCTTGGCATGAG GGAGATTACAGAAAGCACACATTGTCGACACATAACGCACGtttggaaaatattaaaaattccaaGTTGTATAGTGCACCATTACGCAATGGCCAAAGATGCATAGTACTTTGTGAAGGATATTATGAATGGAAAGCTGGGAAAACGAAGAAAGATCCTAAacaaccatattacatttatGCTAGTCAGGAGAAAGGAATAAGGGCAGATGATCCTTCAACATGGAAGGACGAATGGTCTGAGCAGAACGGTTGGGAAGGATTTAAAGTCTTAAAGATGGCaggaatttttaatatattttcaacTGGAGAT GGTAAGAAGATATATAGCTGTACAATAATTACTACTGAGGCAAATGGTGTTCTTTCTTGGTTGCATAATCGAGTACCTGTGTTTTTGAATAAAGAACAAGACTCAAGG GTCTGGCTGAATGAGGAGCTACCAATAGCCGACGCCATTgacaaattaaacaaattaacattATCAGATGGTGATTTAAGTTGGCATACAGTCTCAACTCGTGTAAACAATGTATTGTATAAAGGCGAAGATTGTAGAAAAGAGACAAAAgacat aggagagaaaaaaagcAACCCTACTAGTTTTATGGCTTCCTGGTTGAAGAAGGGGTCTGCAGACTCagctaaaagaaaaaatactgaaaCTAAGAAAGATGACAACATACCACCAAAAATTACTAAGGAAAGCTAA